In the genome of Labrus bergylta chromosome 7, fLabBer1.1, whole genome shotgun sequence, the window GAATGAAGATGCCGCTCCAGTAGATCAAGTACAAGATAAGggaagagaaagataaaaaaaaaaaaaaaatggagtccCAGTCCCCTAATCTGGACACGCACAGAAGACAACAATTAAGAAGACTTTGAGTTTACTCttaaacatcaacaacagaCTCCTCTCCTTTCCCCTCAGGCAGTAAAAGGCTTGTGTAGAGATGTCCAATGACATGGGCCCCAACAGTTAATCCACACACAGCATTCTGGAGGCTCAAAGAATGCGCTGGCTATTCTGAGTTTTAAAAATACTGACAGCCATAGGTTCAGGCACAACTGTCAATGCTCCTCTGGGgaggaagggggaaaaaaaaaaaatcttaaatctaTTTTCGCCAGCAATCAGACCACAGGGCTAAATCATAGCTGTGGCTGGTGTCTGGATTTATAATTGTGGGTAAAAtggtcagaaaataaaaacagcatccACAACTGGCACCACCTCCCCTAATGCTTGCCAGGCATTGCAAGGCTAGCACATTTACAGTGGCCAGCTCAAATGGAGTATTGTTCCCCCCTCTCAGCCTTGAGAGGAGGCTCACTAAAACACTAAACTAACAGTTGGACATTCCTTACATTTTTAATGGCATTGCACGCTCTTTATTTGTTGCTCTAACCCTCTGCCCTGAGCTGAATGAATGGAGCTATTGGTGCAGCACTGCGGTGTGAAGGAAGAGAATATGGTAACGGCGGCCCTCCCTGAGCACACGACAAGATTAGCTCACTTACTTTGTTTGCTAAGGTAGAATATGGGGCAAAAATTATAGACTGGGCACACCTCCTGTTATTTCTTCAGACTgcactttctgtctgtgtggtGAGACCTAAAATGAAACACAGTCCACCTTATGCTGGCCCAGCACAGTATGCCCTGTAAATTCAAATGACAAGCACGGCACTGTGAGCTTAAGACTCAAAGTGGTGCATGAGGCTTTAGATTTATCTTTATCTGCGAGCCCTTCAAATGTTACTCAAACACCAAGCAGCACTGGCACCACACTGGCTTGCCAAGCGGACACAGATAAATACTAACATCAGCAGGTGAGTTTCTGTTGACATGAAAAGGTTTTTATGGCCTCTCCAAGGGCTGCTTTAGATTAGCATGGCTTTCACTCTGCGCGTAGAGGTCACATTACCTCACCATGTCTAGGGCCTGTGTTGCCAGTTCCGACTGAGAATCAACACTTTAGGaaatttagtaaaaaaaaaaaaaaaaaaaaaaaaaatgcaattcaAAAGATCAGGTCAAACTACAATGCAATCATATCACAGGGAATGACATGACACATGAGGTCgccttacaaaaacaaaaagcaaaaatgtgtAGATTCTGGAGGACTCTATTGAAGTTCAGAGATGTCAGAACCTCTGAGAGAAAATTTGAAGTGGATTCCTGAAACATCACAGTCTAACAATGCTGAGAAAGGGAAAATGAAAAATTGCCTTATCGCTCCTATCAATGGCTCTTTTTCTATGTGTATGTGTTACGTAAGAGGAAACGGAAGCCAGCCTCCCAGGACAGGAACGGATACTTGAGACGAGGACTGTGGGTACAGGCCCTACAGCACTACAGAGAGAATAGAGCACAAGACCCTTCAGGATGTACAGCTACATGcatgtaccccccccccccccccccccccagcacccCACCCTGGCTTAAGATGGACACAAACTGGACATGACGAACGGGTAGAGCCCCCTCATGTCTCCTGTCCCCTGAGATGCTGGCCTTCTCTTTAACATTCCTCAGTCTCCCACCACTGTCAAAGGGGCAATTCACCGCCCTGCACTGCTACAAAACCCAGGCAGCTTCTTAAAACAGGATGTTTGTCTGAGGCCTCCTTCCCCTCAAATAAACAATCCGCAAAACCTGATTTCGGGAGGCAGGGTGGAAGCACTCAAGTCACATTATTTCCACATCCCGTATCCTGGAGCATTGGGGCTCCTGAGGGAGTGTGGGCGGCCAGGCCCTGGGAAGGCTCAGGGCTGCGGTGGAAACCTGAGGCCATGTGCCAGGTTGCAGGGGGAGATGAGCCCGAGCTGCATCACTCTGGGGTCTGAGGGGACGCACTGAGGGGGATCATGCATGGCTAACATGCTGTTGCAGTTGTCACTGCATCACACATACCTCTTTGTCTGAGAGGTAGAGTAAAGACATGCTGTATTTATTTGCACATCGCACACTACACAAGTTGTACCCAATTATGAATATCCAATTAAAACCAATGGTTATAAAAGCAATCAACTAGTCAATAAATGATGTAATGATGTCCCTTACGTAATGCTACTCaggaaaaacacaacttaaatgAGGCATACATAAAATACCACGGTCACTGCTTTGAACGAAAGACATGATCTTatgagaaacagaacaaaaacagttCATATCAAAATAAGAGGAGGGAAATCTTCAGATGTATCTGGTTGATTCACTATTTTATTAGCTCATAACATAGCTAGTATCACATGCCTTTTAAAGTCAGATCAACAAGTAACAGTGAAGTCTAGTTTAATCAAGAGGAATCATTGCATGCCTTGTTCAAACTGTCTCATAAGTCCATGCATTTCCACTGTCTCTGACACGGTCGAAGGCAGTGATTGAATGCTGAGTGCTGCTCTGTGATTAGTATTGGCTGCAGAATTAAGTTTGCCCTACGCTGCCGTGTCAGTCTATGCATATGGATTTAAGTTAAGGAAGAAACATATACTTAAAAATTAATAAAGAAAAGCATTCAGGGTTGTTTTTGCAGTCCCATTACATGTGTGTAAGCAATCTGTTGTGGGTTCACAGGAGGCCCTTCCCATTTGCCATCTGactgtgtttttctgcctgGATAAATCAGTCAATACCAGAGTGGACCTTACACAGTGCCTGTCTGCAGACGAGACATCCACAGAGACAGTGCTGGCTTTTCCTCCAGACAAAGGCAGGCAGATAGAGGAGAGCACTGTATCATTAATGTGTGCAGAGCTCTGCTCATGCCCTCTACACTCCTTAAGGCGCAACAGCACTCTTTGTTATCCACATCTAATAACTTTCAATCTTTCCGCTCCTCCCGTCCAACTTTCCTACACTCTCAGGAAGatggagaaagaggaaaacgAATAAAGGGCAGTGCCTCAGGTCACTCTGCGTgtcctgcagtcacatgaccCGGCGAAATCTGAGGGAGCCCCTCCATTCACATCGCTGATCTCACCTCACACCAACATGAGCGTGTACACACAGTGTTGTGCTGACAAATTCCTCCGGGTTGATTGAGGACACAACCTCTGAAGACTGAAGAATGTAGGCAGACTGGAGCCATGACAGTTTAAACCGAGCACAGAGGGAGGGCTTGTATATGTTAATCCctacacacactctgaaaaacACCATATCATCAATGACTGAAATTCTTCAACAGCAATGTGAAAGCATCTTGGCATGCCTCCCTGAAGTGAGAGCCAAAGCTGGCCAGAGGAGCGTTATAATGAAGAAGTGACAAACATAAAGAGCCCCTGATGTCAGAGACAATGTGACTGACATAATAAAGTCAATGTGTAGGGGGAAAACACCCCCTCAGACAGTCATACAGGAAGCAATGAGACCTGCTTCAAAGGGCTTCACTGTGATGTCCACACGACGAGGCTCAGGCGGTGAGGAAACAGGTGTGAGGGCAGACTGGGAGGGTAGCACCAGCAAAGACACATTCCCTCACACAGGCAGCACTAAGGTATACTGTGTATGCACATACTCGAAAGCTGTGCCGGCTCGTGACGTAAACGGTCGTAATTAGAGTGCCTGGGGGAGTCGTCCTTCTCCTTAATAAAAGAAGGCTGTGAAAGGTCCAAACGTCCATGACTGAATGTTTAAGCATTACACTTAAACATAATCACAAAAAGGTGCACTCTAGAAGCTTTGGAAGAAACGGCACGAAAACACCTTCAAGAATCAGCACGATGTTTGACACAAATGTTAGCACACTTGCTTGGCTCTTTGAATGCAAACACGATATTCTAAATCTAGGTAATCTGAAGTACAACTAGAGCTGCTTATTAAATTCcttattttatattcaaatttTAGTTGATGAATCAAGTTTATCCACCAAACTGGACATCTCTGATCGCTTCCTTTGCTTTTGTGTGATGCAGGAGAACACTTTCTGTAGTCCTGAGCTGCAAACTGTAGTTGATTATTTGACTACactccacccatccacccagtGCCCCCCAGACTTGCTTTTAAGAGATTTACTTGTTCCTCCATGAGGCGTGGACTCTGTGTCCCATACAACTCCAGtttcacacagacactctctccAGCAGTGCTGCAGGGGGATTCACAGGGAAAGTCATCTCCAGGTCAGTAACACAGTCAACATACGATAACTTAACAATATTCAGTACAGGTCAGTATGTTAGAGAATAAATGATAAGGCTTAATAAGGAGGCCTTCAGGTTCATTGGTATATGATGTATATGATGACTAGGGTTCACATGAACTCTTTTGCATGTTAAACCAAAGAATCACCGCGCAGTCCAAATACAACATGATCAGAGACAGGCTGGCGACATAGTTCAGCTCACAGCACTGAAAACCACCACACTGTAGAGCACTGACTGGTCACCCCCTCTTTCCTGTGCCCAAGTCGAGTGTGTCACAGCCAAAGCAGAATGATCCAGCCAAGCCTGTGAAGCAGCAACACACAGTTGGAGGAAACCAAAGCCTAGCATGTCTAGATCCTCCCTCCTCACCACAGTCTCTGAGGAATTGTGGTGCACGCTTTGACAAGCCCCTCATTTGTTGACTCAGGGAGTGTCACCGGGCCATGCTGAGGTGGTGACAGCATTTGTACTGGGTACAGGGGGCCCTCACTGCCTGAAAACTTCACTGCCAGGTAGTCATGTCAACTGCTCAATGTCCAGGCCTCCGAGCCATGGCAGACCCTTGAACAGAAAATGCTGTTCCGCAGCAGCCCCAAAGTGAGGACTCTGACTCCTCGTCCACATGATACTGTGCATGCTAGCTACTACGGGGGAGGGAGGCATTGCTTACTCCGTGCCGTGCGAAAGgagtgttttatttcaaatcagACGACAGGACTGTTTTTACTCACTTCCTTTGGTGTGGCCCAATTCACACGAGCGACTCAATTTCAATTTCGCCCCTCCCTACAGCCCGCTTACAGCCAGGATAGATAGAGTTGTATTTGCAAGTGACTGTGCACATGCATATGCACAactgtgtgtgcttgtgtgtatttctgaGCGAGCTTGGATCTTATATTACAGTTTGATCCCACTAAAATatttctgaaagaaaaacagaggaggGGAGGCTGGCTCTGAGGCCGACACACGCCCCGCTGAACCTCTGCACTGCTCACAATGAAACCTTTATCTCGGAAAACAACTCTCTTTTATGACCCTTAATGAGACGGAATAAAGAGCAGCATCTAAATGTAATAACCTTCAGAGGTTTGCATATTCACCCTGACACACTCAGCAGAGCAGAGCAAAGAACAGTTCCTCTTTTTCCCCTCAGTTAAGACTTTATTTAACCATTTCAGAGCGTCACAAATTGgtcaataaaacatcaaatggTCATCTGAGATTAAATCCTGTGATGTATAACATTTAAGAAATGGACAAATGTACAGAGTTATGTAAGCCCATCAGCACTGAAGACACTTCTATCTTAAAACTGAACACTTTTCTATTAATCCTCTTATTGTCAATCATATTGAGGGAGAAGAGCAAATCCCAAATAATCAGAAGAGTactaaatgaaatgtttaaaccTAAGACGCATTAAAACCTGCTCCTCCCAGGTCATGTTCTAATAATCCATAATAATAATCTAATGTAAATAGCCACTGCTTGCTCAAGTTAGTCAATGTGTTGATATACCAGTCCTTCTTCTTCAAAAACAGCTGCTCACAAACGTATACAAAGTCAAGTCCAAAATGACCAGTTGTTCTTTTTTACCTTGTTAATACTATTAAATGACACCATCCAacactaccccccccccccccacacacacacacacacacacacacacacacaccaccaccaaTGTGGATGCTGACAGACAGTTGGAGAAACACACCCACCTGAGAATTCCCCTGGTGTGATATTTGGTGAGCTGGCTGCCTCAGTTTCAGTGTAAGACAATGTAGAGTCTGACAGATCTGtggggaacaaaaaaaaaacagaaatgagcACTTAAAGTCCAGTGTGAGACGTGGCCTACTCGTACCTCTCATTAATCATCAACTTAAGAGACTCAATGGCTTCAATCAGCAACAAATAAAGCAGATATTTAGCCATTTCATATTCAACATAATTAACACTGTGTTAGGATACATCTCATTGTGGATAACCTGGCTGTGGAGACCAAACAACCCCCCACTACATCTTACCCACGCTGTCATAGTCACACTTACTCTGCCTGGCTTACTGATATTATACCACATGCTGATCCAGGCctaatttcaaaatgtattagCACTTCACCAATAACTACGCCTAAATActgcaattaaaaaatgatcCACTTCTCTATTCATTGGAACTAAAGAGCTGAATCAAAAGAATGACCATACCTATCAGATTTAACATGCTCTAAATGTGTGTTCATCTTGAGAGAAACACCTGAAGGTAAGGATGAAAACAGTGCAGGATTAAACATCTGTGAGTTTGTCACTTACCCAGTGGCTTGTGTTCTTCATTAGGGGAAAGCCTTGAATAAGGAGGTGGAGGTGACTCTGCAACACGAAACAATCGGGTCAATAACCTTAccaagactgaaaaaaaaagtcatatctGTGATTTTAAGAAAAGAAACTGTGTGTTAACAAGTTTAAAGCCTCTGTTGTACAGAGctgaaaaaacactttgttaGACCTACTGTGGAGTTGATAACCATCTTGGAAAGTCTGAAGAACaattttgtatttcatattACTGTTACTCAAAGAGAACCAAACACTGTGATTTtataatgttttctgtaaagctctacaaaataaaacaagccaAGTAGCCAACACAAGAAGGTACAAGCCAACATGAAGGCTTCAACAAATAACTACTGAATAGTTTGTACACCAGACTATCTGAATTATCACAGGCTTTGTGTCTGCagaactgaattaaatcattaaaactCATTAAAGAGCTAATAAAGCCATCTGAAAACTGCACATTTGTTTCTGTTAGGCATTAACTGTTTAACTGAAGCAGTTGTTGTTGCGCCAACTGCAGAGTCTAAACAGAACTTCTTGTTAAGGAAAAATACATCCAAAAAAGATCTCTGCCTTTTAGCTGCATTGTTCACAGAACTTGATTTcctctaaaaagaaaaacaaaaaaggaagaaaattaTTTGCACAAGAAGGAAAAGCACAAAGGGAAGAAAACTTTGGGAGCCCACTGACCTCGCCtacagagaaaaggagaaggagagagcaTAATAGCAGCGGGTCCTTTAAGAGTGGCGGCAGTAATTGCTGGGATCTGAACTCAGTCACTCAGATACACAGCTAGTCAGTCTGGCGCCAGTAGTATGCAAACTGTATATTATCACCACTCCTTCACCTAAATAGCATGAGGGGACCTCCTTAGGACAAAAGGGCTTTTAAAGCGCAACTTGAAACTGATCTCATTGGAGAAGTATAATGCCTggcaaaataaaaggaaaaagtgtTTGTCTCCTTCCTTCAGTTAGAGCTCTTTGCAACACATTAAGTACAGCTTTATTCTTTATATgaaaacctgcagcagcagttCCTTTTCAAATAATCCTAAAAAGAAACACGTCAACTGAACTGCTGCTCAAAATTGTATTTCCACAACTTTGCttttatttgcatatttttggTTGCTTATTCTTTTACAAAGggctgaaatgttttcctttatAATCTGTTAATGTTAATCATATCATTCCAGATTTCTTACATCCCCATttgaaaacaatgtaaaaacCAGTGATAAAGGTCTTGATTCAAAGTAACCCTTCTTGAATAGCATGAAAGAAATACCAGCACTATCGACCACGCATGAGCGCATGTGAGCTATGTCTACTACAGGCCTTAGTCCCAATATGGGGTACGTGCCCCTCTGCTACTTCTAACAGTCCATCTTGCTAGTTTAAGTGGAAATAAACTCAAAAAGCATGGACTGATATCCACTTCAGCAGGGAGAATTTAGTTTAAGATTGTTTGTACCTATCAAGTTATACTGAAATGCAACTTAAGCACTAAACAAGACTTCTGTAATCTCTTCTTATTAAGACAAACAAGTTAATGTGACACTCGGGCCAAATCAACGTCAGGACCACATATGTGGACTGTAAATTCTGATATTGTTGGGCTTCTGCTTTTGAAGGGCTTGTCAGCTGGAGCTAGTAAACATGGATGTTATGGAAAATCCAGCTCCTGTGCCAGTGAGACAGAAATACTGACACTTGCATCTTTACACATGATACCACGCCTTGTCATCGGGTCAGCAGGGTCGAGTGACCCACAGTTAAAGGTTTGCCAAATCACAGTCCTGTCCCCCTGCCAAAACCTAATCTTTTTAGTGTAGGTCAGGGAGGATCTGCCTTAGATAGCAAACGGAttgtggggagaaaaaaaaaaaaaaagctcaatcCTCTACAACAAAACTAGAGTGACCTATGGCACCAGAGCCAAACCTTCCAAGTTTAAAATCATTTACACAGAATAATCTGCTGATGGGTCCGTCAACTTGGCAATAACCCTGCAAGAAAACAGAGGTAACAACCACCAGAAACACCTTCATGTTTTATCACCCTTGAAGGCACTGACAGATTCAGATCAATTATTGTATGGACATGCATTCAACACCTAAACCTTGAAGACTTGTTAACAGCAGCAGCCCAAACAAACAGGCTCCATCTTTGGCCAAGATTTCACAGGCCAACGTGAGCGGTGCTCTGGTTTCGCACACACTGCTCCAACACAACTTTCCAACTCAAATCTTTTAAAAGGGgacaaatgttttcaaatgacaTACTATTTTCCATGCCATTTTGCGTGACACAGAACAGAGTCAAGACTGCATCAGAGTAGGCTCACACTAaactaacagaaaaaaaaaagggggcagCTGTTTGACAGTTGTTTGGTCTCACTACATCAGCTCAGAGTGTTTATTATTGTACAGCTTCCCATAAGGATGACTTTTGTAATCATTAATAATGTAGCCTAATCTTAACACCAACCTTtctcatgtctttgttttgaagTAAGTATGTCAaaataaagtagaaaaatacacattttaaaacagggtAATAGGACAATATTGTCCAAGTCTTAGAGAAAACCAATACTAGAGAAACACAGACGCCTTATTGTGAAGGCTTAAAGGACAACCTGGTGACTTTGCTTGAAAGGTACTTTGTaaggtgtgtgcatgtgtaccGGCAGAATGCACTTACCTGGCCCACAGAGCCGGCTGTAGTGATAGGGGTTGCAGCACACTGTTGGACTGTCCGGGACCCCAAAGCTCTTACACTCACAGAGCGGTTTGAGCTGGGCAAGGTGCTGGAGGTCGGACCAGCGGTACAGTTTACATACAAGCAGCTGTGGGGGGGCCACATGGCCGCCCAACCTCAACTCTGTCCGGGATATCATAACACAGTCGCTCGGCATCCCCCCTCTGGACTCCACTGCCTCCAGTAACGTATCCAACGACCTTTCCTTaagcttttttaaaagacaGTATGTGGCTGCTTTCAGTTCTTGCTCCAACACGGTCCGTGGCATCGCCTCTGGTGCCTCAGGAGACCCGCAATCCCGCGGCCCAAGGCCCCTCAGCACGAAGTGACACGACCCTGGATCCCTGCAACCCTGAGCCGTGTCTGGACCCCTGAGCTCGGAGTGGTCCCGGTCTTTGAATAAGCAGCATGTCACTGTCCTGCATTCTCTGTCCTGTACGGAGCGGGGGCTTCCCTGCTCCTGAACGCAGCCTGCGCCCCCATCTTGGTCCGATGTGACCCCCAAGCCGCAGCTCTCCGCGGGGATCCGGCTGCAAACACCCCCTGTGTCCCCTACTAGAGACCCGCTAGGGGTCATCGGTCTGAACTCCGTTTTGGGAATTTTCTCTGGGTTGTTTCCGAACAGATCGTCCCCACAGCCCTCACTAGTTTGGCCATTTCCATCTTCTCCTTCGGTATCTGGGATCAAACGGCTTCTCCAGAGTCGCCGCACAAGACCTGAGCGTTTCGTCCTGAACATACGACAACTTGAAAATCTATtagatggttttattttttacggA includes:
- the smad6b gene encoding mothers against decapentaplegic homolog 6b, which codes for MFRTKRSGLVRRLWRSRLIPDTEGEDGNGQTSEGCGDDLFGNNPEKIPKTEFRPMTPSGSLVGDTGGVCSRIPAESCGLGVTSDQDGGAGCVQEQGSPRSVQDRECRTVTCCLFKDRDHSELRGPDTAQGCRDPGSCHFVLRGLGPRDCGSPEAPEAMPRTVLEQELKAATYCLLKKLKERSLDTLLEAVESRGGMPSDCVMISRTELRLGGHVAPPQLLVCKLYRWSDLQHLAQLKPLCECKSFGVPDSPTVCCNPYHYSRLCGPESPPPPYSRLSPNEEHKPLDLSDSTLSYTETEAASSPNITPGEFSDASMSPDVPKQSHWCNVAYWEHRTRVGRLYTVYEHSVSIFYDLPQGTGFCLGQLNLEHRSSTVQRTRGKIGYGILLSKESDGVWAYNRSEHPIFVNSPTLDVPNSRTLVVRKVMPGFSIKVFDYDRSCLLRHTTDTDLLDGPYDPNSVRISFAKGWGPCYSRQFITSCPCWLEILLNNHR